The Leclercia sp. S52 genome has a segment encoding these proteins:
- the chaB gene encoding putative cation transport regulator ChaB, with protein sequence MPYKSKSDLPDNVKHVLPTHAQDIYKEAFNSAWDQYKDEEDRRGDASREETAHRVAWAAVKNDYEKGDDDKWHKKK encoded by the coding sequence ATGCCATACAAATCGAAAAGCGATTTACCGGACAACGTTAAGCACGTGCTGCCGACCCATGCGCAGGATATTTATAAAGAAGCCTTCAACAGCGCCTGGGATCAATACAAGGATGAAGAGGACCGCCGGGGCGATGCCAGTCGCGAGGAGACCGCGCACCGCGTGGCCTGGGCGGCAGTGAAGAATGACTACGAGAAGGGCGATGACGACAAGTGGCACAAGAAGAAATAG
- a CDS encoding gamma-glutamylcyclotransferase, translated as MLTRDFLMKADCKTAFGAIEESLLWSAEQRAASLAATLACRPDNGPVWLFGYGSLMWNPALEFVESATGTLPGWHRAFCLRLTAGRGSACQPGRMLALKEGGRTTGVAYRLPDATLEEELALLWKREMITGCYMPSWCKLELDDGRTVNALVFIMDPRHPLFEADTRAQVIAPLIAAASGPLGTNAQYLFSLDQELTRLGMQDDCLNELVSRVRALLDGSQPDSPLSASFA; from the coding sequence ATGTTAACGCGTGATTTTCTTATGAAGGCCGACTGTAAAACGGCCTTTGGTGCGATTGAAGAATCGCTTCTGTGGTCAGCCGAACAGCGGGCGGCATCGCTGGCGGCAACGCTTGCCTGCCGTCCGGACAACGGTCCGGTGTGGCTCTTCGGCTACGGTTCGCTGATGTGGAACCCGGCGCTGGAGTTTGTCGAATCGGCAACCGGCACCCTGCCGGGCTGGCACCGCGCCTTCTGTCTGCGCCTGACCGCCGGTCGCGGTAGCGCCTGCCAGCCAGGGCGCATGCTTGCACTGAAAGAGGGCGGACGCACCACGGGCGTGGCCTATCGCCTGCCGGATGCGACCCTGGAAGAGGAGCTGGCCCTGCTGTGGAAGCGCGAGATGATCACCGGCTGCTATATGCCGAGCTGGTGCAAGCTGGAACTTGATGACGGACGCACCGTTAACGCGCTGGTGTTCATTATGGATCCACGCCATCCGCTGTTTGAAGCCGACACCCGGGCGCAGGTTATTGCCCCGCTGATTGCCGCGGCCAGCGGCCCGCTTGGCACCAACGCGCAGTATCTGTTCTCGCTCGATCAAGAGCTGACGCGGCTGGGTATGCAGGATGACTGTCTGAATGAGCTGGTATCGCGCGTGCGGGCGTTGCTCGACGGCTCCCAGCCCGATAGCCCGCTGAGCGCGAGCTTTGCCTGA
- a CDS encoding methyl-accepting chemotaxis protein, which yields MFRSIRARIIAATVGCLIAALLLNTVINFQVTRQDNQQSQRDMLASTSASHGLAIADWVSSKTTIINSLQSVALSDDPVPMFKQLAQAGGFINVYVGYASKTAKFSNPDGVPADYDPTIRPWYQQAVKEDRAIVTAPYVDTGTKKLVVTFAVPVKENGELKGVLAGDVAMDSVIANVRGIRPTPASSGLLIDSDGTVIAANDPALTLKAFTDVIRGVDLNVLKSGKSAEGQFNDAAKTFAATPIAGTQWQLIVALDSDDATSGMRTLLKASSLSLVILVLLSAVVVHFVIARLLKRLSDIRDAMHAIANGTNDLSQRLPEKGEDEVAQIAHAFNAFSDKLSVVMVQLRDASASVKNAAQEIAAGNQDLSGRTERAASSLRETASAVEQITASVAQSTESAAIANEQAGKASEAATRGGGVVSRAITTMQSIEAASTKIGDITSVIDGIAFQTNILALNAAVEAARAGEQGRGFAVVAGEVRSLASRSAQAAKEIKSLIDSTTDSVATGSRYVHLAGQSMDEIVTSIGSMSGIMREITVATSEQMKGIQEINRAVTHLDSMVQQNAELVVQSAAAASALQGQAGELAETAGHFRI from the coding sequence ATGTTCAGGTCAATTCGCGCTCGTATTATTGCGGCAACGGTCGGATGTCTGATCGCCGCGCTTCTTCTGAATACCGTGATTAATTTCCAGGTCACGCGCCAGGACAATCAACAGTCGCAACGCGATATGCTGGCCAGCACCAGCGCCAGCCACGGCCTCGCGATTGCCGACTGGGTCAGCAGCAAAACCACCATTATTAACTCCCTGCAGAGCGTAGCCCTGAGCGACGATCCGGTGCCAATGTTCAAACAGCTAGCGCAGGCGGGCGGGTTTATTAACGTCTACGTGGGCTATGCCAGCAAAACCGCGAAGTTCTCCAATCCTGACGGCGTGCCTGCCGACTACGATCCCACCATACGCCCGTGGTATCAGCAGGCGGTGAAAGAGGATCGCGCCATCGTCACCGCCCCTTATGTCGATACCGGCACTAAAAAACTGGTGGTCACCTTTGCGGTGCCGGTGAAAGAGAACGGCGAACTGAAAGGGGTGCTGGCGGGTGACGTGGCGATGGACAGCGTGATCGCCAACGTGCGCGGTATCCGTCCGACCCCAGCCAGCAGCGGGCTGTTGATCGACAGCGACGGAACGGTGATCGCCGCTAACGATCCTGCCCTGACCCTGAAAGCCTTCACCGATGTCATCCGCGGCGTCGACCTGAATGTCCTGAAGAGCGGCAAGAGCGCCGAAGGCCAGTTTAACGACGCGGCGAAAACCTTTGCCGCCACCCCGATTGCCGGGACCCAGTGGCAGCTGATCGTCGCCCTCGACAGCGACGATGCCACCTCCGGGATGCGCACCCTGCTGAAGGCCTCCTCTCTGTCGCTGGTGATCCTGGTCCTGCTCAGCGCCGTGGTGGTGCATTTCGTGATTGCCCGCCTGCTGAAACGCCTGTCGGATATTCGCGATGCGATGCACGCCATCGCCAACGGCACCAACGATCTCTCCCAGCGTCTGCCGGAGAAAGGCGAGGATGAGGTGGCGCAGATCGCCCATGCCTTTAACGCCTTCAGCGACAAGCTCTCGGTGGTGATGGTGCAGCTCCGCGACGCCAGCGCCTCGGTGAAAAACGCCGCCCAGGAGATCGCTGCCGGTAACCAGGATCTCTCTGGCCGTACCGAGCGGGCCGCCTCCAGCCTGCGCGAAACCGCCAGCGCCGTAGAGCAGATCACCGCCTCCGTCGCCCAGTCGACTGAATCGGCCGCCATCGCCAACGAACAGGCGGGTAAAGCCTCCGAGGCCGCTACCCGCGGCGGCGGCGTGGTCTCCCGGGCGATCACTACCATGCAGTCTATCGAAGCCGCCTCGACCAAAATCGGTGACATCACCAGCGTGATCGACGGCATCGCTTTCCAGACCAACATCCTGGCCCTGAACGCGGCGGTTGAAGCGGCGCGGGCGGGTGAGCAGGGCCGTGGCTTTGCGGTTGTCGCAGGTGAAGTGCGCAGCCTCGCCAGCCGCAGCGCCCAGGCGGCAAAAGAGATCAAAAGCCTGATCGACTCCACCACCGACAGCGTAGCGACCGGTTCGCGCTATGTACACCTGGCCGGACAGAGCATGGATGAGATCGTCACCAGCATCGGCAGCATGTCGGGGATTATGCGGGAGATCACCGTGGCGACCAGCGAGCAGATGAAAGGCATTCAGGAGATCAACCGCGCGGTGACCCATCTTGACAGCATGGTGCAGCAGAACGCCGAGCTGGTGGTGCAGTCGGCCGCTGCAGCCAGCGCTCTGCAGGGTCAGGCAGGCGAGCTGGCTGAAACCGCCGGACATTTCCGCATTTAA
- a CDS encoding DUF1883 domain-containing protein: MALVKASLKLFGGDTVVVRCSERCHIHLMSNKAPRKTQADILSVQNRDSAWLTVPYTGTWEVLIDSHSQSLEHSISYVAA, translated from the coding sequence ATGGCACTGGTAAAAGCAAGTCTGAAGTTGTTTGGCGGAGATACGGTGGTGGTGCGCTGCTCAGAGCGTTGTCATATTCATCTGATGAGTAACAAAGCACCACGTAAAACGCAGGCGGATATTTTAAGCGTGCAGAACAGGGACAGCGCCTGGCTCACGGTGCCCTATACCGGCACCTGGGAGGTGCTCATCGACAGCCACAGCCAGTCGCTTGAGCACTCCATCAGCTACGTCGCTGCCTGA
- the nasR gene encoding nitrate regulatory protein NasR (NasR is a transcription antiterminator and transcriptional regulator for the nasFEDCBA operon) has protein sequence MTNITGATEWFQHARLMRKQQLCKLAQLGTLVSRIGHLAHMLQCERGASNIWLCSQGTLYALECKASRALVDDHLQALHQALGTPLMASGALSERVGNALQSLEQLPALREAITACTLSADAAMERYSRTLRNLLSIVPQLNDSIDDPQLAGRFVALYSLMQGKELVGQERALGAIGFTQGFFSDEMRQTLVDRIDGQQACFEVFLSLTPASVHDHFSLSVPGAETEQLRRLACTRQPAADKGVLALHWFSLQTERLEHLRGLEEMQIADLMLAVEMLIGRADDDLPEEPSSEEPLALYPQKPLLPLVRQQAREIEQLSRQLASMRDTLEERKVIDKAKSVLMTHQQMSEEQAWCQLRKMAMDKNQRMVDIARALLTVKALWQQ, from the coding sequence ATGACCAACATCACCGGCGCCACCGAATGGTTTCAGCACGCCAGGCTGATGCGTAAACAGCAGCTGTGCAAACTGGCGCAGCTGGGCACGTTAGTGAGCCGGATCGGCCATCTTGCGCACATGCTACAGTGCGAGCGCGGCGCATCCAACATCTGGCTCTGCTCGCAGGGCACGCTATACGCCCTGGAGTGTAAAGCCAGCCGCGCGCTGGTGGACGATCATCTCCAGGCGTTGCACCAGGCGCTCGGCACGCCGCTGATGGCCAGCGGTGCCCTCAGCGAGCGGGTGGGGAATGCCCTGCAAAGCCTGGAACAGCTCCCCGCGCTGCGCGAGGCAATCACCGCCTGCACGCTCTCCGCCGACGCGGCGATGGAGCGCTACAGCCGCACGCTGCGCAACCTGCTCAGTATCGTACCGCAGCTCAATGACAGCATTGACGATCCGCAACTCGCTGGCAGATTTGTTGCCCTCTATAGCCTGATGCAGGGCAAAGAGCTGGTCGGGCAGGAGCGGGCGCTGGGGGCGATCGGCTTTACCCAGGGTTTTTTCAGCGATGAGATGCGCCAGACCCTGGTGGACCGCATCGACGGGCAGCAGGCCTGCTTCGAGGTCTTTCTCTCCCTGACCCCAGCCAGCGTGCACGATCACTTCAGCCTCAGCGTGCCGGGGGCCGAAACCGAACAGCTGCGGCGGCTGGCCTGCACCCGGCAGCCCGCTGCAGATAAGGGCGTGCTGGCCCTGCACTGGTTCTCGCTGCAAACCGAACGTCTCGAACACCTGCGCGGCCTCGAAGAGATGCAGATTGCCGATCTGATGCTGGCGGTGGAGATGCTGATTGGCCGGGCCGACGACGACCTGCCGGAGGAGCCCTCGTCGGAAGAGCCGCTGGCCCTCTATCCGCAAAAGCCGCTCCTGCCGCTGGTGCGCCAGCAGGCGCGGGAGATCGAACAGCTCTCCCGCCAGCTGGCCTCGATGCGTGACACCCTGGAGGAGCGCAAGGTGATCGATAAAGCCAAAAGCGTGCTGATGACCCATCAGCAGATGAGCGAGGAGCAGGCCTGGTGCCAGCTGCGCAAGATGGCGATGGACAAGAACCAGCGGATGGTGGATATCGCCCGGGCCTTGCTCACCGTCAAGGCCCTCTGGCAGCAGTAG
- the ychN gene encoding DsrE/F sulfur relay family protein YchN: MQKIVIVANGAAYGSESLFNSLRLAIALREQESELDLRLFLMSDAVTAGLRGQKPAEGYNIQQMLEILTAQNVPVKLCKTCTDGRGISALPLIDGVEIGTLVELAQWTLTADKLLTF, from the coding sequence ATGCAGAAGATCGTGATTGTCGCCAACGGCGCGGCCTATGGCAGTGAATCCCTGTTTAACAGCCTGCGGCTGGCGATTGCCTTACGCGAGCAGGAGAGCGAGCTGGATCTGCGCCTGTTTTTAATGTCCGACGCGGTGACCGCCGGGCTGCGCGGCCAGAAACCTGCCGAGGGCTATAACATTCAGCAGATGCTGGAGATCCTCACCGCGCAAAACGTGCCGGTGAAGCTGTGCAAGACCTGCACCGATGGACGCGGCATCAGCGCCCTGCCCCTGATCGACGGGGTCGAAATCGGTACCCTGGTTGAGCTGGCACAGTGGACGTTAACCGCGGACAAACTATTAACTTTCTAA
- the chaA gene encoding sodium-potassium/proton antiporter ChaA → MTTAHETVKTRHKETSLIFPVLALAVLLLWGSSQSLPVVIGINILALVGILSSAFSVVRHADVLAHRLGEPYGSLILSLSVVILEVSLISALMATGDAAPTLMRDTLYSIIMIVTGGLVGFSLLLGGRKFATQYMNLFGIKQYLIALFPLAIIVLVFPMALPGANFTTGQALLVALISAAMYGVFLLIQTKTHQSLFVYEHEDESDDDDPHHGKPSAHSSLWHTVWLIVHLIAVIAVTKMNANPLETLLTELNAPVAFTGFLVALLILSPEGLGALRAVLNNQVQRAMNLFFGSVLATISLTVPVVTLIAFLTGNELVFSLGAPEMIVMVASLLLCQISFSTGRTNVLNGAAHMALFAAYLMTIFA, encoded by the coding sequence ATGACAACTGCACACGAGACGGTGAAAACCCGTCATAAGGAGACGTCTCTCATTTTCCCGGTGCTGGCCCTGGCCGTGCTGCTCTTATGGGGAAGTAGTCAGTCACTGCCAGTGGTCATCGGCATTAATATTCTGGCACTGGTGGGTATTCTGAGCAGCGCCTTCAGCGTTGTCCGTCACGCCGACGTGCTGGCCCACCGACTGGGAGAGCCCTACGGCTCGCTGATTTTAAGTCTTTCCGTCGTTATTCTTGAAGTAAGCCTTATTTCCGCGCTGATGGCGACCGGGGACGCGGCGCCTACCCTGATGCGCGATACGCTCTACTCCATCATTATGATTGTGACCGGGGGGCTGGTTGGCTTCTCGCTGCTGCTGGGCGGGCGCAAATTTGCCACCCAGTACATGAACCTGTTTGGTATTAAGCAGTATCTGATCGCCCTCTTCCCGCTGGCGATTATCGTGCTGGTGTTCCCAATGGCGCTGCCGGGTGCCAACTTTACGACCGGCCAGGCCCTGCTGGTAGCGCTGATCTCCGCAGCGATGTACGGCGTGTTCCTGCTGATCCAGACCAAAACGCACCAGAGCCTGTTCGTGTATGAGCATGAAGACGAGAGCGACGACGATGACCCGCACCACGGCAAACCGTCCGCGCACAGTAGCCTGTGGCACACCGTTTGGCTGATCGTGCATCTGATTGCGGTTATCGCGGTTACCAAGATGAATGCGAACCCGCTGGAAACGCTGCTGACCGAGCTGAACGCGCCGGTGGCCTTTACCGGCTTCCTGGTGGCGCTGCTGATCCTCTCCCCGGAAGGGCTGGGCGCGCTGCGTGCGGTGCTCAACAATCAGGTGCAGCGCGCGATGAACCTGTTCTTTGGTTCAGTGCTGGCGACCATCTCCCTGACCGTTCCGGTGGTGACGCTGATTGCCTTCCTCACCGGCAATGAGCTGGTGTTTAGCCTGGGAGCCCCGGAGATGATTGTGATGGTGGCATCGCTGCTGTTGTGCCAGATTTCGTTTTCAACCGGGCGCACCAACGTGCTCAACGGCGCGGCGCATATGGCGTTGTTTGCGGCCTATCTGATGACGATATTTGCGTGA
- the kdsA gene encoding 3-deoxy-8-phosphooctulonate synthase, whose amino-acid sequence MKQKVVSIGDINVANDLPFVLFGGMNVLESRDLAMRICEHYVTVTQKLGIPYVFKASFDKANRSSIHSYRGPGLEEGMKIFQELKQTFGVKVITDVHEASQAQPVADVVDVIQLPAFLARQTDLVEAMAKTGAVINVKKPQFVSPGQMGNIVDKFIEGGNDQVILCDRGANFGYDNLVVDMLGFSVMKNVSNQSPVIFDVTHALQCRDPFGAASGGRRAQVTELARAGMATGLAGLFIEAHPDPANAKCDGPSALPLDKLEPFLKQIKAIDDLVKNFEELDTSN is encoded by the coding sequence ATGAAACAAAAAGTGGTTAGCATTGGCGATATCAACGTGGCGAACGACCTGCCGTTCGTGCTGTTCGGCGGCATGAACGTTCTGGAATCCCGCGATCTCGCGATGCGTATCTGCGAACATTACGTGACCGTGACCCAGAAGCTGGGTATCCCGTACGTGTTCAAAGCCTCTTTTGATAAAGCCAACCGCTCCTCTATTCACTCTTACCGCGGCCCGGGCCTGGAAGAGGGGATGAAGATTTTCCAGGAGCTGAAGCAGACCTTTGGCGTGAAAGTGATCACCGACGTCCATGAAGCAAGCCAGGCGCAGCCTGTGGCTGACGTTGTCGACGTGATCCAGCTGCCGGCGTTCCTCGCGCGTCAGACCGACCTGGTCGAAGCGATGGCGAAAACCGGCGCGGTCATCAACGTGAAAAAACCGCAGTTCGTGAGCCCTGGTCAGATGGGGAACATCGTCGATAAGTTTATCGAAGGCGGTAACGACCAGGTGATCCTGTGCGACCGTGGTGCCAACTTCGGTTACGACAACCTGGTAGTGGATATGCTGGGCTTCAGCGTGATGAAGAACGTCTCTAACCAGTCGCCGGTGATCTTCGACGTGACCCACGCCCTGCAGTGCCGCGACCCGTTTGGCGCAGCTTCCGGCGGCCGTCGTGCCCAGGTTACCGAACTGGCTCGCGCCGGTATGGCGACCGGCCTGGCGGGTCTGTTTATCGAAGCGCACCCGGATCCAGCCAACGCGAAATGCGACGGCCCATCCGCACTGCCGCTGGATAAGCTGGAGCCGTTCCTGAAACAGATCAAAGCGATTGACGACCTGGTTAAGAACTTTGAAGAGCTGGATACCAGCAACTAA
- the sirB1 gene encoding invasion regulator SirB1, translated as MESLADFEFNKVPLCDGMIKVSEMIRDDFVSQYVYDELENLVSLAREEISQARPQDWQLEKLIELFYGEWGFCDTRGVYRLSDALWLDQVLKNRQGSAVSLGAILLWVAHRLDIPLVPVIFPTQMLLRAEWLDGEMWLINPFNGDTLDDHTLDVWLKGNINPMAELYNEDLDEADNAEVVRKLLDTLKSALMEERQMELALRASEVLLQFNPEDPYEIRDRGLIYVQLECDHVALTDLSYFVEQCPEDPISEMIRAQINSIAHKQITLH; from the coding sequence ATGGAGTCCTTGGCCGATTTCGAATTTAACAAAGTGCCGTTGTGCGATGGAATGATCAAAGTATCAGAGATGATCCGTGATGATTTCGTTTCACAATACGTCTACGACGAGCTGGAGAATCTGGTGAGTCTGGCGCGTGAAGAGATAAGTCAGGCGCGCCCGCAGGACTGGCAACTGGAGAAACTGATTGAGCTGTTTTACGGCGAATGGGGCTTTTGCGATACGCGTGGCGTGTATCGGCTCTCCGATGCCCTGTGGCTCGATCAGGTACTGAAAAACCGTCAGGGTAGCGCCGTCTCCCTGGGGGCCATTTTATTATGGGTGGCGCACCGCCTGGATATTCCGCTGGTGCCGGTCATCTTCCCGACGCAGATGCTGCTGCGCGCCGAGTGGCTGGACGGTGAAATGTGGTTAATCAACCCGTTCAACGGCGACACCCTTGACGATCACACGCTGGATGTCTGGCTGAAGGGCAATATCAACCCGATGGCGGAGCTGTACAACGAAGATCTGGACGAAGCGGATAACGCTGAAGTGGTGCGCAAGCTGCTGGACACCTTAAAATCGGCGCTGATGGAAGAGCGGCAGATGGAGCTGGCGCTGCGTGCCAGCGAAGTGCTGCTGCAGTTTAACCCGGAAGATCCGTATGAGATCCGCGATCGCGGTCTGATCTACGTCCAGCTCGAGTGCGACCACGTCGCGCTGACCGATTTGAGCTATTTCGTTGAGCAGTGTCCGGAAGATCCGATCAGCGAGATGATTCGCGCGCAGATTAATTCCATCGCGCATAAACAGATTACACTGCATTAA
- the prmC gene encoding peptide chain release factor N(5)-glutamine methyltransferase — MDFQHWLQQAISELAGGESPRRDAEILLEHVTGKARTYILAFGETELTADQQAQLDVLLARRKTGEPVAHLVGEREFWSLPLYVSAATLIPRPDTECLVEQALARLPATPARILDLGTGTGAIALALASERPDCQVTAVDVMPDAVALAQRNLERLGLPNVTVLHSSWFSALADRQFELIVSNPPYIDEADPHLAEGDVRFEPRSALVAADQGLADLSHIITQSRQHLVSGGWLLLEHGWTQGEAVRALFLQAGFERVETCRDYGGNERLTLGKLP; from the coding sequence ATGGATTTTCAGCACTGGCTACAGCAGGCGATAAGCGAGCTGGCGGGAGGTGAAAGCCCCCGCCGCGATGCGGAGATCCTGCTGGAGCATGTGACGGGCAAAGCGCGCACCTATATTCTCGCCTTTGGCGAAACCGAGCTTACGGCTGACCAGCAGGCGCAGCTTGACGTCCTCCTGGCCCGCCGCAAAACCGGCGAGCCGGTGGCGCACCTGGTGGGCGAGCGTGAGTTCTGGTCGCTGCCGCTGTATGTCTCCGCGGCCACCCTGATCCCCCGTCCCGACACCGAGTGTCTGGTGGAGCAGGCGCTGGCGAGACTGCCCGCCACGCCCGCGCGCATTCTCGATTTAGGCACCGGCACCGGGGCCATTGCCCTGGCGCTGGCCAGCGAACGTCCGGATTGTCAGGTCACCGCGGTGGATGTGATGCCCGATGCGGTGGCGCTGGCACAGCGCAATCTTGAGCGTCTGGGGCTGCCTAACGTCACCGTGCTGCACAGCAGCTGGTTCTCTGCCCTTGCCGATCGGCAGTTTGAGCTGATCGTCAGTAACCCGCCCTACATTGATGAAGCCGATCCGCATCTCGCTGAAGGCGATGTGCGCTTCGAGCCGCGCAGCGCGCTGGTTGCTGCCGATCAGGGCCTGGCCGATCTCAGCCATATTATCACTCAGTCTCGTCAACACCTGGTGAGCGGCGGCTGGCTGCTGCTGGAGCACGGCTGGACGCAGGGTGAAGCCGTGCGGGCACTCTTCCTGCAGGCAGGTTTTGAGCGCGTCGAAACCTGCCGCGACTATGGCGGCAATGAGCGCCTGACGCTGGGCAAACTGCCATGA
- the prfA gene encoding peptide chain release factor 1, which produces MKPSIVAKLEALHERHEEVQALLGDAATIADQERFRALSREYAQLSDVSKCFTDWQQVQEDIETAQMMLDDPEMREMAQEELQDAKVRAEEMEQQLQVLLLPKDPDDERNAFVEVRAGTGGDEAALFAGDLFRMYSRYAESRRWRVEIMSANEGEHGGYKEVIAKISGDGVYGRLKFESGGHRVQRVPATESQGRIHTSACTVAVMPELPEAELPDINPADLRIDTFRSSGAGGQHVNTTDSAIRITHLPTGIVVECQDERSQHKNKAKALSVLGARIHAAEMAKRQQAEASTRRNLLGSGDRSDRNRTYNFPQGRVTDHRINLTLYRLDETMEGKLDSLIEPIVQEYQADQLAALAEQD; this is translated from the coding sequence ATGAAGCCCTCTATCGTCGCCAAACTGGAAGCATTGCACGAGCGCCATGAAGAAGTTCAGGCGCTGCTTGGCGATGCCGCAACCATTGCCGACCAGGAACGTTTCCGCGCCCTGTCGCGCGAGTATGCACAACTAAGTGATGTTTCAAAATGCTTTACCGACTGGCAACAGGTTCAGGAAGATATTGAAACCGCACAGATGATGCTCGACGACCCGGAAATGCGCGAGATGGCGCAGGAAGAGTTGCAGGATGCCAAAGTCCGCGCGGAAGAGATGGAGCAACAGCTGCAGGTACTGCTGCTGCCGAAAGATCCGGACGATGAACGCAACGCCTTTGTGGAAGTCCGCGCCGGGACCGGCGGGGATGAAGCGGCCCTGTTTGCCGGGGATCTGTTCCGCATGTACAGCCGCTACGCCGAATCCCGCCGCTGGCGCGTGGAGATCATGAGCGCCAACGAAGGCGAGCATGGCGGCTATAAAGAAGTCATTGCCAAAATCAGCGGCGACGGCGTCTACGGTCGCCTTAAGTTTGAATCCGGCGGCCATCGCGTGCAGCGCGTCCCGGCCACCGAATCCCAGGGGCGTATCCACACCTCCGCCTGCACCGTGGCAGTGATGCCCGAGCTGCCGGAAGCCGAGCTGCCGGACATCAACCCGGCGGATCTGCGTATCGATACCTTCCGCTCCTCCGGCGCGGGCGGTCAGCACGTTAACACCACCGACTCCGCGATCCGTATTACCCACCTGCCAACCGGCATCGTGGTGGAGTGCCAGGACGAACGTTCCCAGCACAAAAACAAAGCCAAAGCGCTGTCGGTGCTGGGGGCGCGTATTCACGCAGCCGAAATGGCAAAACGCCAGCAGGCCGAAGCCTCGACCCGCCGCAACCTGCTGGGCAGCGGCGATCGCAGCGATCGTAACCGCACCTATAACTTCCCGCAGGGCCGCGTCACCGATCACCGCATCAACCTGACCCTCTACCGTCTGGATGAGACCATGGAGGGCAAGCTGGACTCCCTGATCGAACCTATCGTGCAGGAGTACCAGGCCGATCAGCTGGCGGCGCTGGCAGAGCAGGATTAA
- the sirB2 gene encoding invasion regulator SirB2, which translates to MNSFSVLITLHVAAVTLTISFFALRYWWRYSNNQLINARWVRVLPHCIDTVLFVSGAGLMWVTGYLPFTDDGAWLTEKLFGVIIYIVLGFIALGRHRPRSQQVGFIAFLLGLVVLYIIIKLATTRIPLLG; encoded by the coding sequence ATGAACAGCTTCTCCGTGCTGATTACCTTGCATGTGGCTGCCGTTACCCTGACCATCAGCTTTTTCGCGCTGCGTTACTGGTGGCGTTACAGCAATAATCAGCTGATCAACGCCCGCTGGGTGCGGGTACTGCCGCACTGTATCGATACCGTACTCTTTGTGTCGGGAGCGGGGTTGATGTGGGTAACGGGCTATCTGCCGTTCACCGATGACGGTGCATGGCTGACTGAGAAGCTGTTTGGCGTTATCATCTACATCGTTTTGGGTTTTATTGCGCTGGGGCGTCATCGTCCGCGCAGCCAGCAGGTGGGGTTTATTGCCTTTCTGCTGGGGCTGGTGGTGCTGTACATCATCATTAAACTCGCCACCACAAGAATACCGTTACTGGGGTAA